The following is a genomic window from Malus sylvestris chromosome 7, drMalSylv7.2, whole genome shotgun sequence.
cagttaccattaccattaacttcttggtggtggttgattgcccaacggcatacaatgtcatcttcggacgcacaggtaTTAATGATCataaggccatggtatccatacatatgttgttgatgaaatttccaaccccctatggcaatggttacatcaaaggagataaacttagtgcacgatcatgttacaacactttggtcaagcaacagcacATGCATGTGcctaaggaaaccctttctatacatgaccaagtcataaagaccagcccagacgaagccaacttggatcttcacggtggcaacagtcaacccgacgagcctcgagatgactctttcacccaaactctagatttgatggacttgttttgaccctcaaattcttgagtcggtcttatactctagaggaaaccagaaaaccctccagcccagttcaagaataagcctgtggaaagttacttcttcaaaagcaaaagtatctcatatcatctcttcttcatttgcttctccttatccttattgttgtttacgacataaggagaaggagaacaattaaccggaagccgaagtcaaacctccgatccaggttgcttgcttggaagtctaattgcttaccttgtctgttacctcattcgacaaatctcctagctcagcgacttgggggactcctactataggggtttgtatcgcacttaaccaaactcgaaactacaagtaagcttcaagtgaaattgatacattaccttgtgcatcttcatcggttaaagataccacccctggatggaggaaaagtacttccagagaagatgccacatctacatatgagacagataaggcaagtgaaaatgataccacacttctgtacgtagaagtttcgtgattgcTCAATggtttggatcttgcaagtccccaatcgaggagcttccctcactcgggaacttaggggagcactgtttgtaccatacttgaccaatctcgaaactactgagcaccggtcaacgttataccatcaaggacccagaagagtttcacTTAAgtcaggaggccaatcatagcgcgacacgtgttgacatcagaagtcaatcatagcacgacacatgttgacatcaaaagccaatcatagtgcgacacatgtcaacatcaaaagccaatcacaacacgacacgtgtcaatgtcagaatgaaactagaaactctcttctataaatagaaatcattgtctcacaatatttcctaatgtcatttgtactaaatcattcactagtactcactaaataagagcttgaacctatgtacttatgtaaacccttcacaattaatgagaactcctctactccgtggacatagctaatctgggtgaaccacgtacatcttgtgtttgcttccttgtctctatccatttacatacttatccacactagtgaccggagcaatctagcgaaggtcacaaacttgacactttttgttgtaccaaagtcctcactgattttgtgcatcaacaacattaATTGATTTCCAAGAACCACAttaatcgattttcaatttgagGCATCATCTTGATGGGATGGATCAATTTCAAGACTAGGGTTGGCCCAACACAAGTAGATCGATTATCTGGGGCCTTAGAAAATCGAGGGCACCAAAAATATATGGAGGTATATTTAAATATGTTttcataagaatataaaattacAACATTTTGTTAAATGATGAAGAAGTTTAACAAGAAGGGGAGGTTTCTGCTCCTTAAAATAAGGAGGAAGTCATTGGTTCAAAATCGTTAGtgtgttttttacttttcaactttgattaatttcttttcataagaatacgaattacaaaatttggtcaaatgatcaagaagtttaatcaTAAGTGGTGGTTTCTACTATTTAAAAATTCTTTTTGGTTGttaatatttttgtatgtcCTCCTCGATTATAATAACTAGTTATTAGCTATGTGGGTTGCAATTTTTAGACATTTATTCCAATTTAAGTTTAACCTTTAACAAATAGTAATGCTAGGTCGACCAAATTGTTAGACTACATTTGCAAACCATATGACATGGCACCAGTATAAAATAAGCaagttaatcaacacttaagtaataatcaatAACCACATCAAATGGTTTaccaaatttgatttaaaaattcagtctccctagcattagcCTTCAATAAATTAATGTATGTATGTCTTTACCAAATACTAGGTTTAATTCGGTGCTCAAAGACTCGAAAATATGTATTCTCAGTTCCATATTGACAATGTTAGTAAATAATGAAATATCTTCGATATTCTAAACCTATGAGCATTTGTAAGCAACTTATTCTACCTCAACAACCAGAAGAAAACTTTCACCGTCTCGAAAATCTCAAGACCAATCATGTCAAtaactatttgtgataaaaactttAGCGGATAATCGTGCTAAACTAAGCCATTCATTTATTCTACCTCAACAACCAGAAGAAAACTTTCACCGTCTCGAAAATCTCAAGATCAATCGTGTCAATGACTATTTGTAATAAAAACTTTAACAGATCTCAAGAACAATCATGTCAAtaactatttgtgataaaaactttAGCCGATAATTGTGCTAAACTAAACCATTCATTTATTCCCGGCTGTACACCAAAAAGATTCAAACTAAGCCATTCATTTATTCCAGGTTGTACACCAAAAAGATTCATGTTGTTAGTCACCACATATCTTAAAACGCACGTAAGCCATGGCGTCAACAAATTCTTCGATGACGAACGTAGTGTCAACTTTTTCCTCTAATGGTTGAACGACTGCGTATTGCTGTTTAATCTGTAGGACAAACATCTTTGGAAAAATTACGTAGGACATACATCTTTGGAAATTTTACGTAGGACATATATTGGTAGTTGGAAAATAACTATggttttaaataatattttcaaCAGTTACTGAATGGGAATTGTAatattgacactccaaaaaaaTTGTAACGTTTTCACATAACAATATATAATTAGCTTTGTAGAACGTCATTTTGGCACCAAGAGACATGAAGGTTATTCTCTTGGCATGGACATAATATATATCTCTGACTTATTTTGTACTATGCCTCTTGGTACTCTACTTTTAATCTCACTTTGCATTTGAAACTCAAATTACACCACTATGCCTCCTAAAACGTAATTTTTCATcacttttccatttttttgtcAATTCCATTAAAAAACATGTTTAGTCTCTGATTTTACGTGGCATGGGCCAAGTTGTTGAAGTAGGATTCTCTCTTCTCTAATTCTCCTTCATTTTCCTCCCctcttacctttttttttacGTGAATTAATCGTAACCATTCAAATAGGAGAAGAATGAAGAAGAGGGAGATTTGGAAGCGAGATAATCATACTCCTAAGTTCTAATTTGTTTCTATTGTGATTGCCATGTGGTAcacagaaaattttaaaaatatcttGATATtctgaaaactataaaaaaatataaaaacatgcGTACTCTTCCCTTCCCCTCCTCCCGTCACCGCCGAACCTTCCCGGCCCTAATCCAAACTACCCGCCCACTCAAATCGAAATCCACAACTCTGGCAACTttccaataaaaataaaaaaaatggatcTCTGGATTTAAACAATTGTGTAAAAAATTAGGCACAATCCTCTCGCTAAATGAACTCCGTATCTGCTACGTTCCATTTTAGTTTGTTCGAAGATATTGACTTAAAGCTAAGGTTAGGAAtgccaaaattttaaaccaagaTTTGGTTGTTGATTATTGAATTATGGGTAATGCcaaggagactaaatttgtaaactaagggggtgtttgtttgccctcactaagtaGGATTGGACTGGACAGGATTAAAACTCAGAGCAATACCGTGTTTGTTACGTAGCAGGATAACCTTTAGTGGGACTAGCCGGGACTCGCCTCGACAAAGGACGTCTCTAGACGGTCTTAGCGAGTCCCATCGAAAGGCATCGGATTGCTAAGACCTTCGTTGCTTCACTCCATCTGCTTCTCTTCGTCCGCTTCTCTCCCTTACTCTGCTTCATCTGCTTCTCTCTCCCTTGCCCATCTATCTGCTTCTCTCTTTCCTAGATCTGAAACCCAGCCCACCCACTGCCTAAATCTCCacaccaaaattttaaaaaaaaatcaaaacaaaaacaacaacaatccCCATATAAAAATTCTTCCTTATTCCCAATAATTCccaaaaaattcccaaaaaaaaaattattttcctaGAATATTCCCGAGAAATGgatagagaaaaggagagagtaGCTTTGGTACAAAGAAAAATGGAGAGACGAAGGAGAGAGTAGCTTTAGGGACGATTTTGgaggaaaaattgttttgaaggCTATTGTTTTGCAGGAAAAAATGAGTGTTGGGGAGCGGCACTAACGAGGAAGAAAAGAATTAACTCCCAGGGAGAGGAGAGTGTTCCAGACACAAACACAAAGAAAAAgcttgaataaaaaataaaatattattaaatgtgTATTTAATGATATAAAATTATAGTTGTTaactattctttttttttagtcCGTCATTctaccaaacgcttcactaaatcaatccagcttagtctagtctaagccaatccagcttagtccctaaaGCTAGTACAATCCGAgttagtccggtgcaacaaacgcaccctaagtgttgaaaattaaaggacatagaagttgataattgagttattacttaagcattgataaacgtgctcatttctattggtgacacatcatttagtttgcaaatttagtcttcctaacatTGCTCTTGGATTATTGATATaatattgattaacgtgcttatttttttattggcgatacatcatttggtttgcaaatttaatttaaaattttgatctccctaacattatcctTAACTTTCTATCTTGACATGGTTGATGGTTTTTTAAGGTATGCAATTATCAATTTAGAACTTAAAGTCGAAACTCTTAAAATTTATTTGTTACGGTAAATAAACAACTCTTTGTGTCTTTAGAATATTAGAATCTCTCAATAATAGAGTGGTTCAATAGTGTTTGTGCATGGAAATTGCGAAATGCTACATGGTTGACCGGCCAACAGtgacaaatatattttttttaaacatcaGCAATACGAGaaaattttattgatatatatatataaaaaaaagttatacaTAATTAGAAGGACATAAACCTTTTCCCTTATAaagcaagaaaaacaaaatacaaaatacaagaaaaaaaagaaacataaacATTACCCTtactgaaaaaacaaaatacaagaaaaatagAGGGGACATATACCCTTCCCCTCTCGAAAATACAATTAATGATTGACATGAACTTATTAAtcatttgtaattgaagattCCGTTGATAAAATAAGACAAGAAGAAAATCATGGCCGGAAATACAATTACAAAGTCACAAACCGGGTTGGAGTCTAACAGGTTTTGCCCCAGAATTCAAGTAGTTTAGTAAATGCAACCCGAGACGACCCGGTCTCACCCAATGCTGCATGGGCATCGTTTTGCAAATCCTTTGTACGCTTCCTGATCGACTCGCCCTCCTCCGAGTCCATCAACTCCGTAACTCGCTTCTCCACCTCCGCTGCTCTCACAAACCCGTCTTCTGACTCGTTCATCGGCATAGCAATCTTAATCTCCTCCACCAAAACCACTCGATTGAATCTCTGCTCCGCGTAGAGCGGCCAAGCCACAATCGGCACACCGGCACACACCGATTCCAACACCGAGTTCCACCCGCAATGACTCACAAACCCACCCACCGAGTTGTGATTCAACACTGCCACTTGCGGGGCCCATGACTTGACCACGAGACCCCGACCCTTAGTCCGATCCAAGAACCCGTCCGGAAGCAAAGATTTCAATTCCGGATCGGACTCTTTAATAGCCAGCCCAATTTGATTTTGGGCTGGAGGATTACGGACCACCCACAAAAATCTGTGCCCACTATTCTCCAACCCAATCGCAATTTCCTTCAACTGCTCCTTTGAAAACAATCCCAAGCTCCCAAAACAGAGGAACACCACGCTTCCACTTGGCTGTGAGTCCAGCCATTTCAAATACTCGGCCCCGCGGCCTCCACCGCCATGGGAAATAATCAGCGGTCCGATGGGGTAGACCGGTGGAGTTGGAACGTTCTCCGTCAAGCACAGACCGTCCCATATTGCTCTGAGAACTCTGGGTTCGAGAGATTCAAACGTGTTTACGATAATCCCAGCTGATTTCGGGAACTGCTTTGAGCTTTCTTGGAAATGTTCATACACTTTGTTGTTTCGTTCAAGAATCGGTTTCGGCATATCGGAGGAAGGAATCGGCTGGACTCCTGGAATGTTGAGAAGGATATTTAGGTCTTTGAGGCTTTTGTCAGTGATGCTGTGAATGGTGGGGAGGTAGAGGAAGCAAGCGAGGTTGGCGGCGCTGGATGTGAAGAAGAAGTAGCTGGGGATGTTCAGCTCGGTGGCAATGGGGAGCCCGACAGAGCAGAAGAAGTCCATGACAAAAGCTTTGATGGAGAAGTTGTGGGAGATGGAGAGGAGGGCTTGGTGGACGTAAGGGTTGTTGAGGAGAAGGACTTCGAAGATTGGGGTTTCGTGGTTGCGGGAgggggagagggagggagggagggagatggTGGGGAGGTGGTGGAAAATGAGGGAAGGGTTGGCGGCGGAGACGGAGGTGATGTATGAGTCGGTGTCGTTGGCACGGTAGGGCGGGGTGGTGATGAGGATGTGGATGCACAGAGAAGGGTGGCGGGTGAGTATGAGCTTGCCTAGCTCTACCATGGAGACTAAGTGCCCAATTAGAGGTGATGGATATAAAACTATAGCTGTCGCCTCCATAGGTCTCTGTCTTTGTTAGGGTTTTGCCGCTGTGCTCACGTATCTCTCTTAGCTCTCTGTCTTTGTTAGGGTTTTGCCGCTGTGCTCACGTATCTCTCTTAGCTCTCTGTCTTTATTATGGTTTTGCCGCTGTGCCTCACTTATCACACTTGTTCTTATACACGTCTCCGGTTCTTCCTTAAATCGTTCATCGTTTTTCGTTgataagaataaaaaataataataggaAGACTTTGGATGCGTCTTATACACGTGTCCGGTTCTTCCTTAATCGTTCATCGTTTTtcgttcataaaaataaaaatagggtGACTTTGGATGCAATCTGGGATGTGACGTTCTCGAAAAGGTGGAGCTGTTTAATCCTTGGAAAGCGGActcacataattttttttgggttttcttttcctcttcttttttttttgttagcagttttcttttcttttcttttcctcttctgCTTGGGAAGAGGAAAGCCCCAttgatgttttaatttttttattttttctcttaTTCTCCTTCTCCGATTACACTgttttttcatttcatcttcttctGTTGCTCTGTAAATTTCCACAGCAGCCTCTCTCGCTTCTTCTCTGAGCTTCTTCTTGCTTCCAAGGTGCtcgctctttctctctctcttatagCTGCCAAACAACCCAGTGTCTGCACAGACCTTGCCGATTTATGAAACGATTTTGAGTTAATCGCAGCGAAGCACCGCTGCCTAGCGCCCAAGCGCCGCCTAGCGGCCGCCTCAACCGGTTTTTAGAACACTGAAATTCATTAATACATTAATGTTAAGGACTTCgattaaaatctgaaaactaataagACCTCAGTCAATGAACATTTGTAGTTAGGAATCGGATACTAGTTTTTCCAtaaaaaatggttatatgtcttttttttttctttttccttataGTGAAATCAAGATGATACGTGGATAAATTGCAAAAGGCCAAAAATAGGAAAACCATCTATTTAAATCATgttttgtaaatcatatgatgtgattattgatgattgaattgttacttaagtgttggatttttatccaaataTAATAAGAAATATGCTATAAGATATgtaaatgcttttaaattgttcatttctttttttgttttctgggtTTCTAGTTTCTACACTCTATTTTGACTCACTAATCTTCACTCATTTTCAGTTATTGGAAAATGACTTTGATGATTTTAAATTAGAATAATAATGTCACTGTATTAGTCGATACATGTTCAATGTACACGGGTGCTCCTCAACATctccaaaataaataatttaacccTTCTGGCGATCCTCATGTTTCATTCTCAAAAGGCTCGCCTTCAAAGTTCTAGATTTCATTCTCGAATCCTAAAACTTTATCAAATTATTATGCACTTTTCTTATGAGCAATGAAAAACGATTACTTAAATGAgaagagatcctctccggatctctcTCACCAAAACCATCAAGTTTACTTGtttggatttttgaaatttgattcaacaactataaacaaaaaaatcataagAAATGAACTTAATGATTTTGGTGGGAGAAATTCGGAAATGATTTCTTCCCTAATGTCATGAGTGAAAAATGAGCACATGCATTATGCATAcacggatcaggatcctctcctgagtaGATGGAGAGGATCTTCCTGACCAGGCCTATCGAGccgttcattttttatccaacggttataattattataacttttagaaggaTTCCCTGTTTGTAACTGTTTGATAAAAAATGAACGGCCCGATAGgtctggtcaggaggatcctctccatctgctcaggagaggatcctggtccatGCATACACGACAATGAAAAGTGGCGTGTGTACCCCACAGTTGTTGTAGCTCTGACACTCCAAGGTTCTGCGTCCGTCGTACCATATCACTCATTGTTGCTGCCTCGTACCATGGCACTATTTGTACCGTGATACTCCCGAAGAACTATAGCGCCATAGCATTCCTTCGTTGTGGTTAATaattcacaacatgattgttcaTGGTGCGGACTCTATGAAGAGAAACGAAAAAAATTCTAATCTCACTCCATCTAATTGATCATGtgcaatattataaaaaatgttAACAACATCCTTATATTTCTTAACATGCACATAAGGATCTTCATTTTCTAAACaaggaaaaataagaaaaagatgAACCATTCCATATTGAAATTCATAATTTGGCATATTAGCAGGAAAAAGAATGCATAAAGGAGATGCAACACGAGTTAGATGCAAAAAGTCTTTCAATCTACCTTGCCTTGAATAATTGCACGGTCAGCCTTGTCGACAGACTCACTATTACTATAAAAAAGATTTCCAAACAAAGTTTCAATTTTAGTTTCTGGACGCTTAGCAAATCTGCCTTGGTGATCACAATATCGCATAAAAATTtaagaaagaaggaagaaaagggaaggaagaaaagggaaggaagaagaaggaagaagagggagaTTTGGAGGCGAGATAATCACACTCCTAAGTCCTAAACTTGTTTCTATTGTGATTGCCATGTGGTAcacagaaaattttaaaaatatcttGATATTCTGAAAgctaacaaaaatataaaaacaaaccCTTCCCTTCCCCTCCTCCCGTCACTGCCGCACCTTCCCTGCCCTAATCCCAAGTACCTGCCCACTCAAATCGAAATCCACAACTCGGGCAACtttccaataaaaaaataaataaaatggatcTCTGGATTTAAACAATTGTGTAAAAATTTAGGCACAATCCTCTCACTAAATGAACTCCGTATCTGCTACGTTACATTTTAGTTTGTTAGAAGATATTGACTTAAAGCTAAGGTTAGGAagaccaaaatttcaaattaaattatgtaaATCAAGATTTGGTTGTTGATTATTGAATTATAggtaatgttaggaagactaaatttgtaaattaagtgTTGAAAATTAAAGGACATAGAAGTTGATAATTGAGTTATTAACGTGCtcatttctattggtgacacatcatttaatttgcaaatttagtctctctaacattactcttGGATTATTGATATAGTatcgattaacgtgcttatttttaattggtgatacatcatttggtttgcaaatttaatttaaaattttgattttcctaACATTATCCTTAGCTTTCTATCTTGACATGGTTGATGGTTTTTTAAGGTATGCAATTATCAATTTAGAACTTAAAGTCGAAACTCTTAAAATTTATTTGTTACTGTAAATAAACAACTCTTTGTGTCTTTAGAATATTATAATCTCTCAATAATAGAGTAGTTCAATAGTGTTTGTGCATGGAAATTGCGAAATGCTACATGGTTGACCGGCCAACAGTGACAAAATGACGAGAATGCGTTGAGCTGGTCACGGGGTAACGTCAAGAAATTAAACTAAGAGAAACTCATGACCGTGACATTGCACTGATTCATTAGAAAGGCAAACAAACTTTCCTTAGTCTTTATTTTCAACTTCTTTCGGATTGAGATTCTCCTCGAATCTCTTCTATCTGTATTCTTTGGGTCCTTAATTCTTGagctggagagagagagagatagaaaagagggaagaagatgaacattAAAAGGTGATCAGGAAAGAATTCCTAGTGGTTCAATTTTCAGTTGAACGGAGATGATTGAAAGTTCAGGAGGACTCGGATGAAAGGATACATAGAGGATCCTATTCCAACTACTTCGTGACTCCTTCAACTTCACCACCCGACAACCAAACCTCTCTTATCAGAATACACATGTTTAAGGTTGTGACGATCTTGGATTCTTCCCTCTCCTCTCTCAC
Proteins encoded in this region:
- the LOC126627924 gene encoding UDP-glycosyltransferase 88A1-like: MEATAIVLYPSPLIGHLVSMVELGKLILTRHPSLCIHILITTPPYRANDTDSYITSVSAANPSLIFHHLPTISLPPSLSPSRNHETPIFEVLLLNNPYVHQALLSISHNFSIKAFVMDFFCSVGLPIATELNIPSYFFFTSSAANLACFLYLPTIHSITDKSLKDLNILLNIPGVQPIPSSDMPKPILERNNKVYEHFQESSKQFPKSAGIIVNTFESLEPRVLRAIWDGLCLTENVPTPPVYPIGPLIISHGGGGRGAEYLKWLDSQPSGSVVFLCFGSLGLFSKEQLKEIAIGLENSGHRFLWVVRNPPAQNQIGLAIKESDPELKSLLPDGFLDRTKGRGLVVKSWAPQVAVLNHNSVGGFVSHCGWNSVLESVCAGVPIVAWPLYAEQRFNRVVLVEEIKIAMPMNESEDGFVRAAEVEKRVTELMDSEEGESIRKRTKDLQNDAHAALGETGSSRVAFTKLLEFWGKTC